A DNA window from Paralichthys olivaceus isolate ysfri-2021 chromosome 3, ASM2471397v2, whole genome shotgun sequence contains the following coding sequences:
- the gpc1a gene encoding glypican-1: MRIPVLLCALACLSAAPGPAVGADRSCVDLRQFYTGKGFTLADAPQNEISGEHLRMCPQGPTCCTSTMEENLAGLTARETEGLIRDAGRSLQASFNALHRSFDTYFTELHSQSERSLQEALSPLGPLYSQNTRLYGDLYADLRQYYRGSALNLDETLSEFWSRLLERTFKSSTPAEVSLSEDYLECVAKQQETLRPFGDVPRDMKAKVIRAFVTARSFVQGLIVSGEVVRKVSQVSLSAECTKALMKLVYCPHCRGLSSVKPCSNYCSNVMKGCLANQADLDTEWQNLIDTMIQVVASFTTEPSLDVVLSSIPARIYEAVHYQQENMDTFTAKVYQSCGSPGEPGTGSPAPHEQKRKSGSLTASEYKPSPTAGLRLEMQVSDLSSKLREMRQYWVQLPVALCSKLAAGGAAQDKCWNGITKARYLPEAMGDGLANQINNPEVELDITKPDMTIRQQIMQLKIMSNRLKNAMDGNDVDFQDASEDISGSGSGMCVGGHCPRSRPGLYAYSPENNRVQGAATSHTGLPLLLPLVALLLQR; encoded by the exons GTGAACATCTGAGGATGTGTCCTCAGGGTCCGACCTGCTGCACCAGCACCATGGAGGAGAATCTGGCCGGTCTGACGGCCCGAGAGACCGAGGGGCTGATCAGAGACGCCGGCAGGTCGCTGCAGGCGTCTTTCAACGCCCTCCACAGGAGCTTCGACA ccTATTTCACCGAGCTGCACAGTCAGTCCGAGCGCTCCCTCCAGGAGGCGCTGTCTCCACTCGGCCCTCTCTACTCCCAGAACACCCGCCTGTATGGAGATCTCTACGCCGACCTGCGACAGTACTACCGGGGCTCTGCTCTCAACCTGGACGAGACGCTGTCGGAGTTCTGGTCCCGGCTTCTGGAGCGCACGTTCAAATCCTCCACCCCCGCAGAG GTCAGCCTATCAGAGGACTACCTTGAATGTGTCGCTAAGCAACAGGAGACGCTGCGGCCATTTGGAGACGTCCCTCGGGACATGAAGGCGAAGGTGATCCGCGCTTTTGTCACAGCCCGGTCGTTTGTCCAGGGGCTGATAGTCAGCGGAGAGGTGGTCAGGAAGGTGTCGCAG gTCTCTCTGAGTGCAGAGTGTACGAAGGCCCTGATGAAGCTGGTTTACTGCCCTCACTGTCGCGGCCTGAGCTCCGTCAAACCCTGCTCCAACTACTGCTCCAACGTCATGAAGGGCTGCCTGGCCAACCAAGCCGACCTGGACACCGAGTGGCAGAACCTCATAG acACCATGATCCAGGTGGTGGCCAGTTTCACCACAGAGCCCAGCCTCGACGTGgttctctcctccatccctgctCGGATCTACGAGGCCGTTCACTACCAGCAGGAAAACATGGACACGTTCACAGCCAAA GTTTACCAGTCATGTGGATCGCCAGGGGAACCAGGCACAGGAAGTCCCGCCCCTCACgagcagaagaggaagagcgGCTCGTTGACGGCCTCCGAGTACAAACCCTCGCCGACTGCTGGGCTCAGGCTGGAGATGCAG GTATCGGACCTCTCCAGTAAACTGAGGGAGATGAGACAGTACTGGGTCCAGCTCCCGGTGGCCCTCTGCAGCAAACTGGCAGCAGGAGGCGCCGCTCAGGATAAATGCTGGAACGGCATCACCAAAGCCAG ATATCTTCCAGAGGCGATGGGCGATGGCCTGGCCAATCAGATCAACAACCCAGAAGTGGAGCTCGACATCACAAAGCCAGACATGACGATCCGCCAGCAGATCATGCAACTTAAGATCATGAGCAACAGGCTGAAGAACGCCATGGATGGTAACGACGTGGACTTCCAGGATGCAA GTGAAGACATCAGCGGCTCTGGAAGCGGGATGTGCGTGGGTGGACATTGTCCTCGGAGCAGGCCGGGATTGTACGCCTACTCGCCAGAAAACAACCGAGTCCAAGGCGCGGCCACGTCTCACACCGGCCTCCCACTCCTGCTCCCATTGGTCGCCCTGCTCCTCCAGCGATGA